The Culex quinquefasciatus strain JHB chromosome 2, VPISU_Cqui_1.0_pri_paternal, whole genome shotgun sequence genome contains the following window.
aaagcgtgttctagcgtgttgctcgtactgactcagagcaagggtgaaaTGTAGGTGTAaaggcagtgcgtgttcgtcggaacctggtgcataaggtAGGTCAAAGCCCGTTCTTatactgaaaattgcgaattgcgaatgaaAGAATTCTGATTTATTTTATGTGATCtgtcgaataaaaatattttcatgatttcaaAACTAACACTACGCACaggttttagtattttcaaaaatacggtacgtattttaataaaagaagctcaaaatatcaaaattctatatgtttcaatttttttaagtgtcacgtactgccgttctacgcataattgtcccatgtcaattttggacgattttgactttatgacatttttaagtttagttttatgtgtactttaagaaaaacacataaaatctggtactttgttcgcaaactcattaaaaacaacactgagtctgtttgtcccatcgttgaacttctacgcataattgtcccaccaagtattttcttacacggaatcataagttttactaagcattatgtcttgtttaccagttgtatagcaagataatcacaaataagggtgataaactgctaactggggcgattagggacacatagggcgaataggaacccacgggactattatgcgtagaaatacagaaatcgatcgaaaaatttcaatcgcgtttttctcagttccacttttttgaacatgggacaattatgcgtagaacggcagcgtactttccaaaaaaatgacaaaaaaacgcaaaatatgTTTGAAGTGTATTTATTGATAGAAATCGAGAGAAAGTCTCGCAAAAAGTGCCCATACACACACAACACtcagtttagaaaatttccagctGCTCCACCGGCATCCACTTGGAACTTTCCAACGCATCGTAAAGATTCCGGTCCCGTTCGGCCAGGTCTCTGTTCAGCTTGTCCACGTCCAGGGTAAACTTGTGATCGACCAACGTGAGCTCCTCGTCTTCCGCATGGTGATGGtggtgctgttgctgctgggcCATTTGCTGTTGCGCCTCGTACTGTTGGGCGTAAACAGCGGCATCCGCGACCATCTGCGCCGTCGACGGATAACCCGAGGAGTACCCTGTGTCCTGCGTGGCCGTTGCGTCGTAATAACCCTGCCAAGCGTAACTCTGCCAGTACGCAGTCGGATCGTAGTACTGGGAATAGTCGGTCGCGGCCGCCGTTCCGTATCCCAGCAGATTGGCGGCGCTCGGCGTTGAAGTTCCCGATCCTGGTCCAAGTTCTGATTTCGGCTTTGGAACTGCGTTACAAATCTTCAAAGGTTTGCTGCCCAACCCGATGAAGCCGTTCATGTCGTACAGCGCATTCTTCTGCTCGTCTTCCAGCCCAAATTTAACAAATCCATAACCCTTTGAAAAGCCAGAGCTATCGAGGATCACCTTGGCAGTCTTAATCGACGTGTACTTGGTGGAGAACACCCGGTACAAACTGTAATCGTCCACGTCCGAGCTGAGGTCACCCACCCAAACGCTAAACTCTCGGTCGGCCAGCAGCGCCCGGTGCTGATTATTCGTCGCACTGTTCAGTCGGAAACGCACCAAAGGATTTGTTCCCGGAATGGGCTTTCCATTAAGCTTGTGCATCGCATCGAGTGCGGCATCATCGGTTTTGAAACTCACGAAGCAGTATCCGGCCGGATCACCGGTGTACTTGTTTCGCATCAACTTGACCGTCGACGGATCTTCGCCCATCTTTCGGAACGCCGCGAGGATGAAGGCCTCCGTCATGTACGATTCCAGCTGGAATGAAAAGGTGTTTGTTGGGATAAAATTCAACGATTGTTGATGTAAATCTTGATGTACTTACACTTCCCATCCATAGTTGACACTGAATTGAACTCATGGCGATTATTTATAAGCAAATTACTATTGTATTTGAtcaattttaattgattatCTTTAAAATTAAAGCGAAATCAATTTCCAGTTTGATGGCAATTTCACGACCGCTGTTTTATTGATGTAAACAATCGCACTGCTCGCATCTCTTTTAGTACAATTTAAGGAACACTGTTAATTCATGGGACTAGAGATCCTGTAGAAAAgtaaaataaacggaaaaagtAGTTAGGACATTCGAAatgagatttaaattttttttcatcatacaACAGTTGTATGTATCAGTTACTGATTGTAATTAGAATAGTCACGTGAATTTGTTGTTAACCAAACAGAAGACAGAAGTAAAGTAAATGTAACTCACGCCATGCACAACTAATTAGTTACCAAGCAAGGGGAAAGGTTAGCATTTCCCTTGCTATTTTTCATTACCTATTTAATGAAATTAGTTATTTTGGATAAATTTCTTTACCTAACAagctcttgctatttcactagtattcaaaatcgatgaaaatacaTATGAGGCATTTTTCAGTATCAGTagtcttatgtgtgggacaaacttagCTTTCTGTTGTTGCATATAgggcattagggtgtaatatcaaaatcgattttccagcacagcactttttcagttccttttggggtcctaaacaactccccaaagtttgggaccgattggtttagtcctcactttgcgcaaagcgattcaattttccatataaatttgtatggaaaaaaccattttttggatATTGATATtcatcaaatccacgtttcatgctatatcaaaaccgaactcttattcggatgctctggaatgtgctctacaactttgccgagtaTGAGAGTATGgggctaacttgctcctataagaAGATatgaaacgaagttgactttatagctgtcagccactattttttaattaattaaatatactttattgaatctttcttataataattacatttggtttacataataagtggtcagctgtggctcttcagctttagtttgcttttcgtgatttaaacactgttcatattcataactttaaaagtatatgatttatcatttttgtaacactaggtacaatgaagtaaaaaaaaattaagaaaacataacctaacctaaaactaacttaatcttaccataaactaaaccaatccttgaatcaaggggtattcagatatagcacatttttccctgaatttcaaacatttttcttgaatcttctgatccaacatttttacttctgctaattcatgaacctcacttgatctagtccagccaggaacattcaaaaccattttgagtaccttgttttggacacgctggagcttcaatttatgagttctagcgcaacactcccaaacaggtactgcatactcaataacggggtaaattatttgtttgtaaactgctagctgtcagccactattgctagtaccaaccactagtgtcttccttttatctacaaggacttcgccgccctgggctcctaagtgagtatggcacggagcgacggcgccgaatacccatatttacacaaagaattttagagcgcccgccacgtgattcgaaccggcaacctctggattgtgagtccagtgcgcggtccgattgatccacacggacggGAAGATATAGcgccctcaaaactcgtctaaaacgtgattttagagcaaaaaacacgttttagacgagttttgaacacgttgtatctttttttaggggcaagctagcaccatactctcttcgggaatgttgtagaggacattccagagcatccgaatatgaatctggttttgatatagcatgaaacgtggatttgataaatatcaatatccaaaaaatggttttctccatacaaatttatatggaaaattgaatcgcttttgcgcaaagtgaggactacaccaatcggtcccaaactttgaggagttgtttaggaccccaaaaggagcatgagcatgagcatgagagatcacccatggttgcccctccgttgctgaacagaaccgtaatatcctttcagcactactgattataggcttcgacgatctagtggtgtttcccttatcaacagcatgtatgaatgcgctgaaaagataaaacaccatgattgctaaagctagatcagttgcgaataggtaacagtcattggccaccaacggcgcccgccatgtcagtttgtagacctcgattttaagggacgggaatgttagttagcgcaggttgctactagggcagctgatttactctgtgcttacaccccacgagcgccaggaacctgaaaacttgttagtagggtagggtatttggtcaggattcatcatagaagatgatgatgcgacccaaaatcatagtgtttgttgaaaggtattatattttattctcaaggcaagcaatcggatgctgcggatgagacatttcccgtttatcggttgttaaattttaaataaaatggtttaatcttagacagccggctgtggaaagatagaaccaaaatcatttgtaattaaagaatgaaggattaaacaatgtaacttttaacttgagatgattttacgagttttaaatggttgatgtttagtgaggtactgattaacgaagaaacgacgagttacgatgtttatcgagctaaAATTGTATGACAAGGTTTTGTTGatgttgcacaccgacgacgaacgcgaaaaatcttgcgacccgacggaaaggcatcgcgaATCGGACTCAGAATCAATAACGCCGCGATTAAGATTTTAAACTTAGAGAATTTTAACTgcaaaatactcgaaattttacatgaaatgatCTTGCCCGAAATTAACTAGACGATTCAAATGCAgcggttttcttacaaaattacCCGCGCATCGTACTCAagaacagcaaaaaaatcatcaagcgCGACGGCCGCGACATGAACCAGCGATATCGAATTATTCAACAGAAATCAAAACgcgcatacacacacacactcttctctctctctctctcacacacacacacacacacacacacacacacacacacacacacgacatGGAACGAACTCACCCGAAAAAATGTCACCGGTGCTTGTTTTGCTATCATCTACAACATTGTAGCaaataattcctaaattcaccaATTAGACCAGATATTTGACTTAGTCAAACCCCAGTTCAGGATCAATTTTTCGCTCTCACAAATCACTCATGTTATCAAATTAATTCACCAGAAATCGCTGTCACGCACTTTTTACATAAAATCACGACCTTTTCTTTTATACTTCCATTCCACCACGGCAACCGTTTCGAAAAAtagattttacaaaacacaaatCTGATTCGCTCCGATTCGCACTTTTTCAAGCACCTCCAAAACACTACATGGACAGAGCATGTCGTACGCCCATTCATCTAACAAGAataggagttgtttaggaccccaaaaggaactgataaagtgctgtgctcactaaatttggacaacttaatatttttccatacaaccatattacaccctaatggggcATTTATgggaacatgggcagtacagtTCTGTCAACCTGTCAGATCTCGTGTCAGATAAATGTATACATTAGGGTGTtttatccaaacaaaaaagttctcagaatcaagCAAACCGTCTGAcctggggcgtcgtaattttcagctagccgtcatagcatactagggacaatgcgtacatttgaagggtgaatcgttgattctggagacaccggacgtcgatccaatgcgcaccttggggacagaatggacaaccctaattccttctggagtttgttcattggaccatcccctacacacctgtctttattccgagtgaatccatgttatccccagacctgtaggaacgattgaacgaaaagcacaaaaatcccatagtaatttccatgtaaactttaaaccgctggggacaggccaattctcaaccaaatgggctgatatttggcatgagagtccctatgggtatcctctactaggggaacctcggtctgcttgattctgagaactttattttttggatgaaacaccctaagtatcgagaaattaaaagtgcaacatggagttaaactttttgtcaagctgctgtgaagttttccatgacagctgcgaaagtttcactccattttaccggctcacatctctctttttaatttctcgatactcaACCCCTGGTGGTTGGTTGGTTTAATATTTTATGGAGCGTAACATGGCCTTCGACCACCCTCCCCCCtctccccaactgcgttacgtaataaaaaacgttacttaatccacccttaggtggttggtgccttcctctcattcaaagggtaatgctatcctaaatagacacgctcgtgggaaggtctttaaattacctatccaaagataggtcgcatgatatatttggaatacgttttcatctaaatatctgagaactagcctccaaaaagtgtataaataactcttaagtgcttataacttttgataggattgtcagatcttcaatgttttggaagcgttggaaaggttttttgattacctgttcaacgacgggttcCATGATAGatctggacaacgttttcatcgtgatatctgagatccggcttccaaaaagtgcataaataacacttaattgctaataacttttgatagggttgtcagatcttcaatgtattggtcgcgttggaaaggtcttttaaatacctttctaaaaatgtataacaacccgcataatcaaaaaccatcgggggaatagtccaaactatattactactaaaagagatgtagttaccacatacttaaccattatcatatagttacggcagtatacaaaaccataacgaaactgatcgtcaaatgatgacgtttttattgaagtaaatctaatgattctaactatttttgaactatttggggtacaataaccttacactaaacagttcggattgtttagacaacgtgactcaacgaaaaaatgtacaagtccaaaaagttcaaacaatttatcaactttattgagaacaatatagcaaaattccacagattttagatttttatagtcaGAACCTGTAAGATCTAAAAACCTACTATAAATGCTATAGTAGAACACAATTGATGGcggccacatttttttcgataagtttgtataatccaaataatttgtcaacttacatgaagtaaaattactatacaccatactattttgaattaaaaatttctataagtccaaatagttcaaacaatatttcaacagtatggagtacaattacagtttgttatataatccaactatatgttaaacgattggtacaaaaatttcaacttttatcaagtaaattgatcacagtcgattcctctggatgatagagaaccttcaacaccccacttctcctcagattatcagaaaactccccaaaagaagaaaaatgttacgaGGGCTCATGAAATTGACTTTCACTATTCCAGAAAAAGTAGGCATGCTGTTCTTACCATACACCAAAAATATGTGTACTACATGGTGGACTATTATTGTTCACTATAAAATGAGTCAATTGTTTGGACTACTTGGACTTATCGAAAAATACTTGCCCCCGAGCTTGCTCCCTTCTAACACAACATGTCACCAAAACCACTGAAAAACCACCAACAGATATAGATCAATCGGATAAGGCGGCAGCAGTTCGGCAGCAACGTAAATAACATCACATATAATGGCGGTAAACATTCACCAACTATCgatagaacttaaaaatcaaatttgattatatccgaagtagttatcacaacaattgtagggttcatttttgcggtctttttaaagtgtcggcaaagtagtttcggtaaagtagtttttcagaaactatataggaatagtcaatttttgggcaatgactatttgacgtaaaatccaagtttataaaaatatttacatatgtatgaaaacctcatatagttttctgcctaacaactaatttctcatatagtaaaatcgaccaaaactattttgggaatggaattaatggtttgatatatcgtacatatatagttgggttacaatttaatgaatagtagagaccatttgataaatagttgTGTAACTATTTGTCATAAAGTAGTTATATAGTTCATGACTATGCGGGAAGCtggggtttcttgcaaaaaccaccctttttacaatcttccggactttagtcaaaattgttttttaagcataacttttgaagtactttaccaaacttcataattttcaatagggacttatgggaccccaagacgaatcgaatgaaaccaaaacggtccaaatggGTTAAGCCAGtgttgagataatcgagtgcatattttttggtgcacagacccacatccctacacacacacacacacacacacacacacacacacacacagacatttgctcagaattcgattctgagtcgataggtatacatgaaggtgggtctaggaggtctaattgagaagttcagttttcgagtgattttatagcctttcctcagtagctgaggaaggcaaaaacgctCCCATAGACGTTTCTCTGCTTACTTTTGAGCGTTGCAACCCCGAGGGAGCAACAAGGTGAACGgaagctgtacagcgagtcggagctgtggACCATTTACAGAGTtcgcttgaggcagtgcaatcagggatctgacacgcatgcagttttctgaagtccccaccagaggagctgtcaatattgtttacgtatgatttt
Protein-coding sequences here:
- the LOC6031795 gene encoding tRNA selenocysteine 1-associated protein 1, giving the protein MSSIQCQLWMGSLESYMTEAFILAAFRKMGEDPSTVKLMRNKYTGDPAGYCFVSFKTDDAALDAMHKLNGKPIPGTNPLVRFRLNSATNNQHRALLADREFSVWVGDLSSDVDDYSLYRVFSTKYTSIKTAKVILDSSGFSKGYGFVKFGLEDEQKNALYDMNGFIGLGSKPLKICNAVPKPKSELGPGSGTSTPSAANLLGYGTAAATDYSQYYDPTAYWQSYAWQGYYDATATQDTGYSSGYPSTAQMVADAAVYAQQYEAQQQMAQQQQHHHHHAEDEELTLVDHKFTLDVDKLNRDLAERDRNLYDALESSKWMPVEQLEIF